From the genome of Toxoplasma gondii ME49 chromosome XII, whole genome shotgun sequence:
TGGACGCCATGGGCACCTGTCACGGTGCACCTGTGGCTTCCCCACTTTCGTCGAAAAACTCAAAAAGCTCCCACGATGGATCCGTCGATGTGAGCACCGGCGGTTTTCGACGAAACCGGGATATCGTCTTAGCGCAGCATCCGTCAGGCCAGAAACGCAGCAATTGTTGTGAGAAGCCGAATCACGTAGTTTACAATGGTGTTATGGTCCCGAATGCCGAAGGTCACGCCGTGTGGAACGGGGTATTTACCCAGCAAATAGGCAAAAAGCTGGGAAAGTTCTCACGCGTACAGAGGGGCAGAGCTGACGCTGCATCACCAACACATGAAATTCAGTCTACCAAGGTCGCGCAATCGCCTGACAGTCGtagttttttttctggatcAGACTTGAGTCACACAGCTGGCGACACTGAAAGTGACAGCAGAAAAGCGCGGTTTGAGAAACGATGGAAAGACGCTGCACAGTTTCACAGGCGGAAACATAAGACGGTCATGATAAACACTGGGGAGTATCCTCCGAATGAGTCAAGAAACCAACGATTAATCGCTCGTCGGCAATTTGATATTGAGAAGGTTTGGAGGCAGTGCTCCTTGCAAGATCAAATCCGAGATGTGTGTGAATTCTCGACCGAGCCAGTAGTAGTATCCGCGCGTTGGTTACCCAAGCAAGCTCACGCGCCCTCAACGGTCATGGACGAATCCATGAATAACTCGTTTGCGTTGAGAAGGTGGTGCAAATATCGGTTTGTGCTGGCGGTAACCTCCACAAtcaagaaaaacagattACTTCGCCGTCTGGCAACCCTTAAACAAGCTGTGTCGCTCCAGCGTTCCTCGTCAACTTCTACGTCGTCGACAACTGATTTAGCGCGAAATGGTTCGGTAACGAAGTTTTCTCGTGACAATAGGCAGCGTGGAGAGCAAGCTGACGTATCTAAGGGGTTGGTCCCCCCTGTTCTCTTCCGTCGGTCCACAACAGTGCAACGGCTGTTTCAGATTCCAGCAACGACCCACGCTGTCCCTCCCTGGTTTTTTGTGAAAGAACGAACAAATGTTTCGGACCTTATACAATGCGTAAAAGAATACAGCGATCTAAAACCGATTCCGCAAGTAGACTACCAGATCATGGGCCTGCGCGAACATCCCATCCCGCCCTCAGCTTGGCGCCTTGAACAAAGCGATCAAAAACTGGTCGCAGCTTTGCTTGGATCACAGGATCATCCTTCCCCAGGAGGAGCAACAGCGAGAGCGGGTGACGGAAAGTCGAACGTGCCAATCTTACACTTTGATCCCCCTGTCATAAACGACGTGTTTTTTATCGCCCCTGCCACCGCTGAATTCCGGCCTCTTGTTCCCTTACCCCGAAGCGTCGAAACTGACCTCGGGCATTGCTTCCAAAAAGTGAGAGACCGCTGGTTGACGACTGCGAAGGAAGGTCGCAGTCATTAGTTCTCCCGAATCACTGTTCCGGTTCTGTAGTTTCGCGATATTCCCTTGATCGACGTTCCTGTTCTGGAGGTTGAGTCACGTTCGAAGGCCACTTCTAAAGCACATGAATTGATAGTCACTGGGGGGGATCACTCTTTAATGTGGCAGATGGTCTCCTTGCCACAAACGACGGCGTGAGTTGTAACTGGGTACGCGCGATCGGTACATGCGGTGTTTGCAGGGACTGCCCCCGGACTGTCGGTCGAAAAGtccgtgtctttctctccctttcatGCGAAGCTTTTCGTTAAGCAATGCATTTCGACCGTCGTCTGTTCACAAAAATCGAGATACACTTCTCGATGAAGTCATAGGCAGGCACAACTGTTTCGGTCTCCGACCATCCAATCCATCCTTTGTGTACTTGGGCACGTCTCCGGAGAGAGTTTCAGAAGAGGGTTTCCCAGCTGATCAGGTATGGCAAACACTACATACGCGTTTGCGCGCTTACTGCATCTTTGTAAGGTCGTTCGGAAGTAGCAAGTTGTTGCAGGTGTGTAGcgcaagcgcatgcaaggcTGTGTGGAGATAGAGACgaatcgaaaaaaagaaaggaaagcggGTCTGTGTGCGAACCTTTCATAGCGAAGGTCTCCTGCGATTGAAATTCAAATAGGCATATAGTCTCTGAGATAGAAGTAGACAGAGAACCACCTTTGGTCCTAGAGAAACACGACCATTTCCCTAGTTTCCCTGTTTTGAGCTTGTGAACTCCGCAGATGAGTGACACTGACTCCGACGACCGGGACGATTCATTCGATATTCCTGTACCAGAGATCGATACGTACATGAGTGACTACCACGCTGCCTCCGGATCTCCTGCCAACCCACCAGGAGACCTAAGCAGATCCCAGGATAAAAGAATTGAGATGTTCAGGCACGCGACTGAAAGCTTGGCAGGAGCGTGGGCGGGACAAAGAATTGCAAGGTTGCAACGGCTCATAGAAATAAACACAAAGCTTCCCCCCGAGCATAGAGTCCACCTTGCATGATGGTCGTTGTTCGAAGCAGTATGTGGCTACGGAATCATCTTCAGCATGCGCAGGCGTAGGGCAGGCCGATGTGCCCATCAGCGAGGTACAAGCTTCCGTGCAGAAAAAATCCTGCAGCTCCTTGGCTGACAGCTATGTGCGCGAGCTGCCACTCATCACTCGCCCAGCAATTTGACTCATCATAAAATAGTTTTGTTTCCTGATAAGAGGCTGCTTATTACCATGTGGAGTCATCGGCCAAGTAGGTGGTTCATACGAGAAAATCCTGATATTTCTACCTTAATTATCATCTTGGCTACGCTCTGCTAACACAGTAGAAATTGGATCCACCCACCCAAAACCGCAGTCCCCCAAAGCAAAAAGTGACTCCTGCTGTTGGTGTGCATGATAATTCGACTTGATGCCATGGCTCCTTCTGTTCCGTTCCCGACAATGGATACTCGCTGTTCGAAGAAATATGCATGTGAGACAGCGCCAGTAGATTCAGAGCAGTTTGGGAGTCAAAGGGTGAACCATGCATGACATCGCAGAGTACGAAAATGGCATGTACCAAGAATTGAACGAAAACTTCCCCAGTGTGAACCGCTGCTTCGGCGTTTCACGGTTTGTAGTGCGTTACGATACAATCGCACACAGAAATTACAAGGTCTGCATTGCTGCTAGAGGGAAATTACAGGGATTCTCCACTTCAAACCTGAATTAAAATAGCCATGGATACTGCTGGTTTTATATTTTGTACGCCTTCAGAGGCACGTTGGTCTATAGTCGACGCAGTTGCGCAAGGGAAGCCTTCCTCTGTGAACTGCAGCCGTGAACAGGATGTCGACGCCGGGAACAGATAGAAGGGAACTTAAGAAACAATCACCCAGACGGAAGTCAGTACGACAGGGGACAAGATGATGCAGAGTTTCCGTGAAAAATGAATAGATAAGCGGTGACAATATTCTGGCTGTCCTAGACCAAAAACCACGAGGAAAACTTCTCAGCTGGCGAGAACTTTCCTCCCACGTAAGCAACAGACCGAGGCTTCCCACCGAAAAACAGAAGCTCTCTGAAGCAGTCTTCCTTAACCTGATCCCTTTCGATGTGAAAATAAGAGTTCCGAAGGATCGAGCATGATCCGGCAACGAATTGCCTCAAAGAGAGAAATCCTGAGCTGCTGGCCGAGTTACGATTGCCACAGGGGGGTTCTGCTTCATTGTATTGAGCGTTTACGTAAAACATGGGATTGACCGGAGCTGGAACAGTAAGCAGCCCCAGAGGCCGAGTGGTTAATGGGAACCATTCTGACTCCGGTATGCGGACCGTATCCGCCGAACCATCCGCCACAGGAACATCCAAAACGACCACCGATGTGCTGTTTTCAAAGTCTTTCGAGTTGTCCTCCGGAGCACGTTCCTCCACCGTCCACCATCGTACGTTGATCTGGAGCGAGGCGAATTGGCCAGTCAAAGCTCCCGACTGGGAACTGAGAAAGATACGGCCGCCTCTGCCGCTGTTATAGACTTCCTCCAGCTGCAAAGACACGCAAAACAGAAAAGCCTGCCGATCTCATGCAAAAACCGTCAACTCTGGACGCAAAGATTAAAAGACTAAGTCCAGAGTAACAGACAACAAACCCCTCGAAATTCCGTGTTTACCTCAAGTCGTGCTTTTGAGTTGACCAGCCACTGTCGTAGCGCTGCTGGGGAGTATGCACGGTTGCCGTCGATGGCGTCCACCAACTTTACTTTTTGAAGCACGCCCTGCACCTTCGCCAGTTCCGCTCTGGGGAGAGCCACATCAAGCGATTTGTTCCAAAAAGCAGAGTCTTGAAAAAGGTACGAGCCAATAAGTGTGTCTCCCACAATCGCATGATCGATGTGGCTTGCTGACAGTGTCCTAGACACAATCTCCATGATGCACATGTTTGCTTCGTTTGTCTTGTAATTGACCTTCCGAGTTGTCAACGGAAGGGACGCGACCCATGCCTCTTGGAGCAATTCAGCTCTCTCGGGCGCTCCCCAGCTTGACAAGTCGTCGTCTCTGTACACCGACGGTAACGATGATGCGTCACACCGAAGTTCGTCCTCTTGACTTGGTGTGTAATAAACAGGAAGTCGTGCATTTTGGATATATACCAGCGCTGGAAATGTTATCTGGTTCCAAAAAATCAGAGACAGGCCAACAAAAGCGGTGATGCTGATGAGGGCTAGATGCTGCCAACGCTGCTTCATATGCACGCGCCTGAGCCGCAGCATGCGAAGAGCATGGTACCCTCGAGCTTGCTTATCTGATCCACCCAAAACCATCCGATACGTTCTTTTAGCTGGAGCATCCGGGTGCCTGTTATGGTCAGAGCATGCCATAAGCGGTACCTCCCCAACCGTCAGGGGCCGTGAAAAGCCCGGAGGGACAGACTCATTCTTCTGCTTCGGCTGCATGGGGCATACAGTGAGAAAATGGAAGGAGAGTCACCGCACTATTGTTTTGAACACCATCCCACGAAAAATTGCAAGTCGGGATGCCACTTCGCCCGTGCAAGTACGGACTggacagaggaagcggaaAGGAGTAAACAAATGCTCGGTTGTGTGAGGTGACAATGGTTGTGGAAGGGGATacacggagaaggagagcacgCATATGCTGAGGTACAGACGACGTCTATTATCTTGCAGACCCGAAATTGCAAGTCGGCAGGAGGCGTTCGTATCGCGTTGAATTACAAATATGAAACGGGAAAACAGACAAAAGCCAGCCAAAACCTCTCAAATGGAAGGAGAACTCCCGTTTGAAAGCCAGCGATTGGAGTTCTGCTACGAGAGCTAACTACCACACAGGCATCCTTGCGCAGCAatcttcctcgtcgttgGTGATGCTAATTGTTCTCCTGAGCATGTGATACTGGAAAATTGAAGGT
Proteins encoded in this window:
- a CDS encoding hypothetical protein (encoded by transcript TGME49_278700~Predicted trans-membrane domain (TMHMM2.0):75-98), whose translation is MQPKQKNESVPPGFSRPLTVGEVPLMACSDHNRHPDAPAKRTYRMVLGGSDKQARGYHALRMLRLRRVHMKQRWQHLALISITAFVGLSLIFWNQITFPALVYIQNARLPVYYTPSQEDELRCDASSLPSVYRDDDLSSWGAPERAELLQEAWVASLPLTTRKVNYKTNEANMCIMEIVSRTLSASHIDHAIVGDTLIGSYLFQDSAFWNKSLDVALPRAELAKVQGVLQKVKLVDAIDGNRAYSPAALRQWLVNSKARLELEEVYNSGRGGRIFLSSQSGALTGQFASLQINVRWWTVEERAPEDNSKDFENSTSVVVLDVPVADGSADTVRIPESEWFPLTTRPLGLLTVPAPVNPMFYVNAQYNEAEPPCGNRNSASSSGFLSLRQFVAGSCSILRNSYFHIERDQVKEDCFRELLFFGGKPRSVAYVGGKFSPAEKFSSWFLV
- a CDS encoding hypothetical protein (encoded by transcript TGME49_278710) — its product is MDTFSKDMNPVPTESDAGQEPSGSHEEPPHTECSHSVGSHRESTASCEYESWTRAPTKTIESKAKLKIADSVVYRPPAFSTNPVSNSGKWSRALGGDCAEFSPVVFEPECLNFSACFPNETQTKTLRLLNRTKSSVHFVILAPTDPAFHISFEKKGFLAPGMTQEIQVYFCPLEWRLYNSSLKVLCSSVNPAHHRKKAPNSGSADVDYCCSGVGLYAFPQLANIKLPRFLDFGHAPLGGSVHRTFELLNEHPVSFQFAIRTLIQNPDFNVAPTCGDVPAHGSLTIELTYTPTSVATTFFAFELRLADFGSKPIRVDAMGTCHGAPVASPLSSKNSKSSHDGSVDVSTGGFRRNRDIVLAQHPSGQKRSNCCEKPNHVVYNGVMVPNAEGHAVWNGVFTQQIGKKLGKFSRVQRGRADAASPTHEIQSTKVAQSPDSRSFFSGSDLSHTAGDTESDSRKARFEKRWKDAAQFHRRKHKTVMINTGEYPPNESRNQRLIARRQFDIEKVWRQCSLQDQIRDVCEFSTEPVVVSARWLPKQAHAPSTVMDESMNNSFALRRWCKYRFVLAVTSTIKKNRLLRRLATLKQAVSLQRSSSTSTSSTTDLARNGSVTKFSRDNRQRGEQADVSKGLVPPVLFRRSTTVQRLFQIPATTHAVPPWFFVKERTNVSDLIQCVKEYSDLKPIPQVDYQIMGLREHPIPPSAWRLEQSDQKLVAALLGSQDHPSPGGATARAGDGKSNVPILHFDPPVINDVFFIAPATAEFRPLVPLPRSVETDLGHCFQKVRDRWLTTAKEGRSH